The following is a genomic window from Sphingobacterium spiritivorum.
TATCTCTTTTATTGTCCCAAATCCCAAAGGGACTGATTCCATATTTGATAAAAGGCTTTTCCTTTTTAATTGCTATTCCGAGGTCACGGATCAAAAGATCCACATTGTTTCTGCGCCAGTCGTGTATATTGGCAAAGCCTCGTCCGAATTGATGAAAAGTAGGGGCATCAGGTAGTGCAGTATTTCTGGCATCCGGATAAGGATAGAAGTAGTCATCGAAGTGAATCCCGTCCACATCATAGTTTTTGACGACATCCATGATGACATCTATAATATATTGCCTTACTTCAGGCAATCCTGGATTGAACAGGTATTTTCCGCCATATTTAAAAAACCATTCCGGTTTTGTACGGGTAATATGATCTTTGGAAAAATGGGCAGGATTCAGTGTTGTCGATGCGCGGTAAGGATTGACCCACGCGTGCAGCTCCATTCCTCTTTTGTGTGCTTCTTCAATGACAAACTCGAGCGGATCATAGAATGGGGAAGGTGCTTTACCCTGTACACCCGAAAGATATCTGCTCCAGGGTTCTCTTCCTTTTGCATAAAATGCGTCTGCAGCAGGTCTGATCTGGAAGAATATCGCATTCAGTCCGGCACGTTGATGTGCATCCAGAATATTGATCAGTTCTTGCTTTTGCCGTTCACTACTTTCATTGTCCCTGCTTGGCCAGTCAATATTGGCTACCGTAGCAATCCACACACCCCGAAGTTCCCGTTTCGGAGAATTTTGGCTTATGGCCTGATACGGGAAATGACTGATGAAAAGAATTAGAATGATTATCTTTCGAAAGTGCAACATGTTTTTTGAATCCCCCACAACTATTAGGCATCAAAGATAACAAACAGCGGGTAACTGACTTGTTACGTACAGGTATGAGGGTGTTAAATAGTGTTAATTTTTCGGAATGTGCCGGGGGAAAACCATTGTTTATAAAAATGACAATAATTCGTGTTGAAATAACCTTTTCAATATGATATTTGTAATGGAATATATCATATTTTTGTGACGATTAAATTGTTGATCTAAAAAATGGCAAAAGAGCAGATTTCTATATTTGATATGTTTAAGATTGGGGTAGGGCCTTCCAGTTCGCATACATTGGGTCCATGGCGTGCTGCACAGCAGTTTACCAAAGTCTTAGAAGATAAGGGTGTGTTGGGTGATGTAGAAGCTGTCAAGATCTTATTGTACGGATCACTGGCAAAGACCGGAGTGGGACACGGAACCGATATTGCAATCCTGTTGGGACTGAGCGGAGATGATCCCGTGACCTGTGATGTGAATCAGATCACTCCTAAGGTCGAGCATATCAAAGCAGCTCATGAGCTGGTGCTAGCAGGGAAACATGTTATTCCTTTTTCTTTTAAAGAAGACCTGTTGTTCTTATTTCAGGAAAGTCTTCCTTTTCACCCTAATGCGGTAACATTTCAGGCTTTTTTGAAAGGTGAAAAGGCGGTGAGTGAAACCTACTATTCAATCGGCGGTGGCTTTGTTGTTCAGGAGGGTGACGATTCCGGGTTCTTATCTGAAATAGATTTGCCTTTTCCTATTGATACTGCTCAGGAGCTTATGTTGGCCTGTATGCGTACGGGTTTGAAGATTTCTGATGTCGTCATGGAGAATGAGAGCGCCTGGCGTAGCGAAGAAGAGACTAAAGCCGGAGTACTTCGTATTTTTACAGCTATTAAAGAATGTATCTACAGAGGTTGTCATACTTCGGGTGTCCTTCCGGGCGGATTGAACGTGGAACGACGTGCTGCAAAACTGAATAAAAAACTGATCAATGGCCGTAGTTATGTCGATTTTGAGAGTTGGGTACAGGCTATACGTGAAGGAGGAAAAGATTTTGATTATATTCTGGATTGGGTGAGTTGCTTTGCTTTGGCCGTAAATGAGGAAAATGCTTCATTTGGACGTGTCGTTACGGCGCCTACAAACGGAGCTGCGGGGGTGATTCCGGCGGTGCTTCAATATTTTATTACTTTTCACAATGGATTTGATGAGAGTAAGATTATTCAATTTATTGCTACAGCTTCTGAGATCGGTTCGATTTTTAAAAAGGGAGCGACTATATCTGCGGCAATGGGCGGTTGTCAGGCTGAGATTGGGGTTTCCTCTGCAATGGCTGCCGGAGCGCTGACCGAATGTCTGGGTGGATCTCAACGGCAGGTACTGATGGCTTCGGAGATTGCCATGGAACATCATCTGGGACTGACCTGTGATCCGATCGGTGGGCTTGTGCAGGTGCCTTGTATAGAACGGAACACCATGGGGGCAATTAAGGCAATCACTGCTGCGCAGTTAGCGCTGCGTTCTAATCCGGATAAGGCAAAAGTAAGTCTTGATGCCGTGGTGAAAACGATGTGGGATACCGCACAGGATATGAATGTGAAATATAAAGAAACGGCAGATGGTGGATTGGCTGTACATATTCCGCTTAGTCTTCCTGAATGTTAAAGGCATATGATCTTGCCGGATATTTTTTAATTTTGTTTTGAATGAAGTATAGTGCTATAGCATCAGGCAGTAACGGTAACTGCTATTACGTGGCGAAGAATGATTCTGCGATTCTGGTTGATGCCGGGATAAACAGTAAGCATATCCATCTGCGCATGGGGAATCTGGGGATTCAGCCTGATACTATAAAAGCAATTTTTATAACACACGAACATACCGACCATATTCGCGGGCTATCGGTTTTTAGCAAAAAATACAATCTTCCGGTGTATATTACTGAAGGAAGTTATCGCGGAAGCCGGTTACATCTCCCTTCTCATCTGGTACATGTAATCAAGCCTGATGATAAAGTGGAGATAGGGGAACTGACGGTATATGGTATTCCCAAATATCATGATGCGAAGGAACCCTGCAGCTTTCTTGTTTCTGACGGACAGTATAATATCGGTATCCTGACCGATATCGGCCGGGCTTGCGATAATGTCAGATATGTTATTCAGCATGCGGATATTCTGCTGTTAGAATCTAACTATGATGAGGAAATGCTTCGTACGGGGCGCTATTCTTATTATCTGAAAAACAGAATCAGTAGCGGATGGGGGCATATCTCCAATACTGTTTCTCTGGAAATTTTCAATAATTGCCGCAGTAGCAGGCTGAAGCACCTGATATTAACTCATCTTTCGGGAGAAAATAACAGTGTAGAGTTGGTGGAACAGACATTTGCCCCGCATTGCTCAGAGATCAAACTGTCCATAGCGACCAGGTCTGCGGAGACCGAATTGTTTGATCTTCATGCTTTGCTCCTGAAGGAATTGATTTAGTACTGTTGCTGATCTGGAATATTTATATCAGTTCCATATGGAACAGGTCTGCCAGATGGTTCTTTAATCTGTCTTTTACTTCGTTGATATCTATCTCTCTTCCAAGTTCACGCTGCATAGAAGTCACATCTTTATCATCTATTCCACATGGAACAATGTTTCCGAAATAACTCAAATCTGCGTTTACATTGAAGGCAAATCCATGCATAGTGACCCATCTGCTGGCGCGCACACCCATTGCACATATTTTGCGGGCTTTGTCATTATCAGGATCTATCCATACGCCGGTATATCCGGGGTATCTGCCTGCCGGAATTCCATAGTCTGCGAGGGTCAGAATAATAGCCTCCTCCAATGTACGGAGATACAGGTGAATGTCGGTGAAGAAATTGTCGAGATCCAGAATCGGATAGCCTACAATCTGTCCGGGACCGTGGTAGGTGATGTCTCCGCCGCGATTTATTTTATAGAAGGTGGCTTGTTTTTCTTCAAGGCCCTGCTCATCTAATAAAAGATTGTCCGGGTGACCGCTTTTTCCTAAGGTGTATACATGAGGATGCTCAGTAAAGATGAGATAGTTATTGGTCTCTGTATACGCTTCGTTGACACGATTATCATGCTTGATGTCCAATATACTTTTGAAAATCTCTTCTTGTCTGTTCCAGGCATCCTGATAATCCTGCAAACCCCAGTCCGTGAATTGTACTTTTTTGTTCATATGATGTGCGTAGGCAAAAGGCTGTAAGCTGTTGACTGACTGTTTTTTTTCGCTTAATCTGTAACGTTTTGTTTTTATCGGCAGAGGGAAATGATGATGTGAGTTCAAATCCCTCTTTGTTAAATTATCGCTTACGGCCTTTCGCTAATACAACAAATTAT
Proteins encoded in this region:
- a CDS encoding glycoside hydrolase family 10 protein; this encodes MLHFRKIIILILFISHFPYQAISQNSPKRELRGVWIATVANIDWPSRDNESSERQKQELINILDAHQRAGLNAIFFQIRPAADAFYAKGREPWSRYLSGVQGKAPSPFYDPLEFVIEEAHKRGMELHAWVNPYRASTTLNPAHFSKDHITRTKPEWFFKYGGKYLFNPGLPEVRQYIIDVIMDVVKNYDVDGIHFDDYFYPYPDARNTALPDAPTFHQFGRGFANIHDWRRNNVDLLIRDLGIAIKKEKPFIKYGISPFGIWDNKRDNPDGSNTSGLSGYRTLYADGVKWMKEGWIDYINPQIYFPFNNRAAAFEILLEWWEKHTYGRHFYVGHGAYRVTEKRPGWTDKGQIPKQVRHLRDQHEVQGSIYFSSKSLMDNLAGLRDSMQYDLYRYKALPPTMAWIDSIPPQSPYGLQAHVSSNRKSATLVWQKPNDEQIYGYIIYRFEKGENVNTANAERILQISYDDSYLQYTDNTIKPGGHYFYVVTAIDRMKNESNISNIREVILP
- a CDS encoding L-serine ammonia-lyase: MAKEQISIFDMFKIGVGPSSSHTLGPWRAAQQFTKVLEDKGVLGDVEAVKILLYGSLAKTGVGHGTDIAILLGLSGDDPVTCDVNQITPKVEHIKAAHELVLAGKHVIPFSFKEDLLFLFQESLPFHPNAVTFQAFLKGEKAVSETYYSIGGGFVVQEGDDSGFLSEIDLPFPIDTAQELMLACMRTGLKISDVVMENESAWRSEEETKAGVLRIFTAIKECIYRGCHTSGVLPGGLNVERRAAKLNKKLINGRSYVDFESWVQAIREGGKDFDYILDWVSCFALAVNEENASFGRVVTAPTNGAAGVIPAVLQYFITFHNGFDESKIIQFIATASEIGSIFKKGATISAAMGGCQAEIGVSSAMAAGALTECLGGSQRQVLMASEIAMEHHLGLTCDPIGGLVQVPCIERNTMGAIKAITAAQLALRSNPDKAKVSLDAVVKTMWDTAQDMNVKYKETADGGLAVHIPLSLPEC
- a CDS encoding MBL fold metallo-hydrolase, producing the protein MKYSAIASGSNGNCYYVAKNDSAILVDAGINSKHIHLRMGNLGIQPDTIKAIFITHEHTDHIRGLSVFSKKYNLPVYITEGSYRGSRLHLPSHLVHVIKPDDKVEIGELTVYGIPKYHDAKEPCSFLVSDGQYNIGILTDIGRACDNVRYVIQHADILLLESNYDEEMLRTGRYSYYLKNRISSGWGHISNTVSLEIFNNCRSSRLKHLILTHLSGENNSVELVEQTFAPHCSEIKLSIATRSAETELFDLHALLLKELI
- the lipB gene encoding lipoyl(octanoyl) transferase LipB, with protein sequence MNKKVQFTDWGLQDYQDAWNRQEEIFKSILDIKHDNRVNEAYTETNNYLIFTEHPHVYTLGKSGHPDNLLLDEQGLEEKQATFYKINRGGDITYHGPGQIVGYPILDLDNFFTDIHLYLRTLEEAIILTLADYGIPAGRYPGYTGVWIDPDNDKARKICAMGVRASRWVTMHGFAFNVNADLSYFGNIVPCGIDDKDVTSMQRELGREIDINEVKDRLKNHLADLFHMELI